A portion of the Blastopirellula sediminis genome contains these proteins:
- a CDS encoding RNA polymerase sigma factor: MPSGQSTSYLPDAATLPFDLRAAMGQNVCDARHDVVAADDDALLIEAIKGQDREAFAAFVSRQQGFVFGYLRSRMLEPSDAEDLCQEVFLRCFVGKVRFPENVPVRPWLLGVARNVLREHVRKVNRRKEVAWTELCLEIDALAENNHDDYSAVQGFLKQCLDSLGKSARDALDMHYYAQMKMSSIGAKLRRSEGAVKLLVFRARQALKNCITRKIHASADD, encoded by the coding sequence ATGCCATCCGGCCAGTCGACATCTTATCTGCCTGACGCCGCGACCTTGCCGTTCGATTTGCGGGCCGCGATGGGGCAGAACGTGTGCGACGCTCGGCACGACGTCGTCGCCGCCGATGACGACGCCCTCTTGATCGAAGCGATCAAAGGCCAAGATCGCGAAGCGTTTGCGGCGTTCGTTTCGCGGCAGCAAGGTTTCGTATTTGGCTATCTCCGTTCGCGGATGTTGGAGCCGTCCGACGCCGAGGATTTGTGCCAGGAGGTCTTTCTCCGCTGCTTCGTCGGCAAGGTTCGCTTTCCGGAAAACGTGCCGGTACGTCCCTGGCTGTTGGGCGTCGCACGCAATGTCTTGCGCGAACACGTTCGCAAAGTGAATCGTCGCAAAGAAGTCGCGTGGACCGAGCTCTGTTTGGAAATCGACGCGCTCGCTGAGAACAACCATGACGACTATTCCGCCGTGCAAGGCTTCTTGAAGCAATGCTTGGATTCGCTGGGTAAGAGCGCTCGCGACGCGCTCGACATGCACTACTACGCCCAGATGAAGATGTCGTCGATCGGCGCCAAGCTGCGTCGCAGCGAAGGCGCCGTGAAGCTGCTCGTCTTTCGCGCTCGCCAGGCGCTGAAAAACTGCATCACGCGAAAGATCCACGCCAGCGCCGATGACTAA
- a CDS encoding PQQ-binding-like beta-propeller repeat protein, with protein sequence MTNEELIELVQSHTPAELKLEEIELLRQRIAESAELRRVLIDQLQMEHYLNDALGRIGFSAESLLDKFDRDQRRRRTVRAIGGLLALIVFASAAGTIYYLQPKKEVAEATIDPDPSNLSEKISAEQTASPTRSGEVPEQNGTSADPTMPSNRGNEEQGGEADQPAKQGPWDTSLARPPVRFADAWFHDFDPAREAPTQDSLSQWFTPLQKQGGRFETQKHHNTVRTGMFGSFRLNAPWPRDAALRLSVWDAEQYAIHFLNGDEGISIVRHNRDYDPWNAYAVSRKSGEEEIQRHSIIASDGFADRRSDLFEAPITWYYYDETQHEMVLLRGEIEMLRAPLANPPTEVVFEGKAWLRGLDFQRLSELPPSSRLELPIVAELDRPADLPWTERLPMEGGVTFNKLDDGAVELVGVKGDGLVTTPIPGEGIRVVDMLLDEFEVGGSVLLAFLANPGEETPRYDPGVAIPFGRNNVTKQVFPFFSWWGDDGRQDNRRPQELPTTDIVAPIWIRILACDGQARFWTSADGRNWALYPSGVGGINRPQTEFGISIKSGGGQPRKIRLRKVVVRHVDLLPDVVSAERLAATPTEVKHSIDWITKTIAARPSDVPLEQWMAAAAEKSINAGSDNPNVLRQLVPLLNDPASLETTLDRLRKFAYITKSWPPGQNEREWFDFYRDFAADLIGREYADGREFDVDDMRRTMLSLPIDMRDRVNLVDEGAIRDAMLQKLAERDWNGAIDLCLRQRNYSGRDEYRMRRDFQLPMWVYNAAIREANARVEGEWPSIDARYRSPLLEELSKDAYNVSADLSAAIDSNAMADACRIINSVNLHGANGLAPDREDPDLYFSLPAAITMAMRRNPQLREEMNRNFSEVARLRASSEIHSGDVEAVELVTLQFFGTQAASEAHLWLGDQALAVGQVARAIAHYRQAGGEQSTIDEQMLNARLALAAAMIGAPESAELSTSVAIGGESLSPDAIKQFGEQRRSIGSDNWSAARQMSIDSSQLDFPPTNPKVGDAVRLQLDFGEGANDRDNLYASKDVDWTAETLAATMADDRIYLNNRFQLLELKPDSGEIAWKTARIDSHRARAHDKWPLTPMRPVVVGDRIFVRLLHSNRPELYCFNRADGKKIWRAESELPVLSDPLWIQGELFAIVGEEDSQNLWQIQLARIDAETGETLSKHSLVRLRQSWGERRLCAASVAGDLIVVDLGGAVLACDLSGGVRWVRKQTSTPTSADSDLVRQQEMAPIVVDNRVIVRQVGALSIDCIDIATGRLLWSHFAPNMERSVGLADGKFVYLNRGEAVALHAEDGEVAWKHDDDWQVYSAAIAGSYLIEVAGGGRRLGNDREITPWIRWLSLETGRPIAGVPLAKLTDKDPQLGKLLIHPQGTYVSHRKEARDLDLRLHRLEAASDPLKLGDYQPVAGAKPIFPTFAAAWGGSFPGWRFATAETTSGQLIIEQDGKPEFELNLHPTNETTLIHPAEAGKQVTLAVDRRGARGAIRAQVRCGDQMLLEGPMTDEGDQAKFSVNLPPNHQAGDLVEISLTGGGKILVRNLTIQ encoded by the coding sequence ATGACTAATGAAGAACTAATCGAGCTCGTTCAGTCCCATACTCCCGCTGAACTGAAGCTTGAAGAGATTGAATTGCTGCGCCAGCGGATCGCGGAATCGGCCGAGTTGCGCCGCGTGCTGATCGATCAGCTGCAGATGGAGCACTATCTCAACGATGCGCTGGGGCGGATCGGATTCTCGGCCGAATCGTTGCTCGACAAGTTCGATCGCGACCAACGTCGCCGCCGCACCGTTCGCGCGATTGGCGGTTTGCTTGCCCTGATCGTCTTCGCTTCCGCCGCAGGTACGATCTATTACCTGCAGCCCAAGAAAGAAGTTGCGGAAGCGACGATTGATCCTGATCCGAGCAACCTAAGCGAAAAGATTTCCGCGGAACAAACCGCGTCGCCGACGCGGTCTGGGGAAGTTCCGGAGCAAAACGGGACAAGCGCTGATCCCACAATGCCGTCCAATCGCGGCAATGAAGAGCAGGGGGGCGAAGCCGACCAGCCCGCCAAGCAGGGACCGTGGGACACTTCTCTCGCGCGTCCGCCGGTTCGTTTCGCCGACGCATGGTTCCATGACTTTGATCCCGCCCGCGAAGCGCCGACGCAGGATTCGCTTAGCCAATGGTTCACTCCTCTGCAAAAGCAGGGAGGTCGCTTCGAGACCCAAAAGCATCACAACACCGTCCGCACCGGGATGTTCGGCTCGTTTCGCCTGAACGCACCTTGGCCGCGGGACGCTGCGCTGCGGCTCTCGGTCTGGGACGCCGAGCAATACGCGATCCACTTTCTGAACGGCGACGAAGGGATTTCGATCGTTCGTCACAATCGTGATTACGATCCGTGGAACGCCTACGCCGTCTCGCGCAAATCGGGCGAAGAAGAGATCCAGCGTCATTCGATCATCGCCAGCGACGGCTTCGCCGATCGCCGCTCTGATTTGTTTGAAGCGCCGATCACGTGGTACTACTACGACGAAACGCAGCACGAGATGGTGCTGCTTCGCGGCGAAATCGAAATGTTGCGCGCTCCTCTCGCCAACCCGCCCACCGAAGTCGTCTTCGAAGGGAAGGCCTGGCTCCGCGGGCTCGATTTCCAACGTCTCAGCGAACTCCCTCCTTCGAGCCGACTGGAACTGCCGATCGTCGCCGAACTTGATCGTCCTGCAGACTTGCCATGGACGGAACGTTTGCCGATGGAAGGTGGGGTAACGTTCAACAAACTGGACGACGGCGCGGTTGAGTTAGTCGGGGTTAAGGGAGACGGTTTGGTTACGACGCCAATCCCTGGCGAAGGAATTCGCGTCGTCGACATGCTGCTTGATGAGTTTGAAGTTGGCGGTTCGGTCCTGCTCGCCTTTCTCGCCAATCCTGGTGAAGAGACTCCTCGCTACGATCCCGGCGTCGCGATTCCGTTTGGTCGTAACAATGTGACGAAGCAGGTCTTCCCCTTCTTTTCGTGGTGGGGAGATGACGGTCGTCAAGATAATCGTCGTCCGCAGGAACTGCCGACCACCGACATCGTCGCGCCAATCTGGATTCGGATCTTGGCCTGCGACGGTCAAGCTCGTTTTTGGACCAGCGCTGACGGTCGCAATTGGGCGCTCTATCCGTCCGGCGTCGGCGGCATCAATCGACCGCAGACTGAGTTCGGCATCTCGATCAAATCCGGCGGAGGTCAGCCGCGGAAGATTCGTTTGCGGAAGGTGGTCGTTCGCCACGTCGACCTGTTGCCGGACGTCGTCTCCGCCGAAAGACTGGCCGCCACGCCGACCGAGGTAAAACATTCGATCGATTGGATCACGAAGACGATTGCCGCTCGCCCGAGCGACGTGCCGCTGGAACAATGGATGGCCGCCGCCGCGGAAAAGTCGATCAACGCCGGGTCGGACAATCCGAACGTCTTGAGGCAGTTAGTCCCCTTGCTCAACGATCCGGCGTCGCTTGAAACGACGCTCGACCGCCTGCGCAAATTCGCCTACATCACGAAGAGTTGGCCGCCGGGGCAGAACGAAAGGGAATGGTTCGATTTCTATCGCGACTTCGCGGCCGATTTGATCGGACGCGAGTATGCCGACGGCCGCGAGTTTGACGTCGATGACATGCGCCGCACGATGTTATCGCTGCCGATCGACATGCGAGATCGCGTCAACCTGGTGGATGAAGGGGCGATTCGTGATGCGATGCTGCAGAAGCTCGCCGAGCGAGACTGGAACGGGGCGATCGACCTTTGCTTGCGGCAACGTAACTATTCCGGCCGCGACGAATATCGGATGCGCCGCGACTTCCAACTTCCGATGTGGGTTTATAACGCCGCAATTCGTGAGGCGAACGCTCGCGTTGAAGGCGAATGGCCGTCGATCGACGCACGGTATCGCTCTCCGCTGTTGGAAGAGTTGAGCAAAGACGCCTACAACGTTAGCGCCGATCTTTCTGCGGCGATCGACAGCAACGCGATGGCCGACGCTTGTCGCATTATTAACAGCGTGAATCTGCATGGCGCGAACGGCTTGGCGCCTGATCGCGAAGACCCCGATCTCTACTTCTCCCTTCCCGCCGCGATCACGATGGCGATGCGGCGAAATCCGCAACTGCGGGAAGAGATGAATCGCAACTTCTCGGAAGTCGCGCGGCTGCGAGCCAGTTCGGAGATTCACTCCGGAGACGTCGAAGCGGTCGAACTGGTCACCTTGCAGTTCTTCGGCACGCAGGCCGCGTCCGAGGCCCACTTGTGGCTCGGCGATCAGGCGCTCGCTGTTGGGCAAGTCGCCCGTGCGATCGCCCATTACCGTCAGGCCGGCGGAGAACAATCGACGATTGACGAGCAGATGCTCAACGCTCGTTTAGCGCTGGCGGCGGCGATGATCGGCGCTCCGGAAAGCGCCGAGCTTTCCACCTCCGTCGCGATCGGCGGAGAGTCCCTTTCTCCCGATGCGATCAAGCAGTTCGGCGAGCAGCGGCGTTCGATCGGTTCCGACAACTGGAGCGCAGCGCGTCAGATGTCGATCGATTCGTCCCAGCTCGACTTCCCCCCGACCAATCCCAAAGTTGGCGACGCCGTTCGCCTGCAACTCGATTTCGGCGAAGGGGCGAACGACCGGGACAACCTCTATGCGTCGAAGGATGTCGATTGGACCGCCGAAACGTTGGCGGCGACGATGGCCGACGATCGCATTTATCTGAACAATCGCTTTCAACTGTTGGAGCTGAAGCCGGACTCGGGCGAAATCGCCTGGAAGACCGCGCGTATCGACAGCCATCGCGCTCGCGCTCATGACAAGTGGCCGCTGACGCCGATGCGGCCGGTCGTTGTCGGCGATCGCATTTTCGTCCGCTTGCTCCACTCCAATCGCCCCGAGCTCTATTGCTTCAATCGGGCCGACGGAAAGAAGATTTGGCGTGCCGAGAGCGAACTGCCGGTCCTTTCCGATCCGCTTTGGATTCAGGGAGAGCTGTTCGCCATCGTCGGTGAGGAAGACTCGCAAAACCTGTGGCAGATTCAACTGGCCCGCATCGATGCAGAAACAGGGGAAACGCTTAGCAAGCATTCGCTGGTTCGGCTGCGACAATCGTGGGGCGAGCGGCGACTTTGTGCGGCGTCGGTCGCCGGCGACCTGATTGTGGTCGACTTGGGAGGCGCCGTGCTGGCTTGCGATTTGTCCGGCGGCGTCCGCTGGGTTCGCAAGCAGACGTCGACGCCGACTTCCGCCGACAGCGATCTGGTCCGGCAGCAAGAGATGGCGCCGATCGTTGTCGACAATCGGGTGATCGTTCGCCAGGTTGGCGCACTTTCAATCGATTGCATCGACATTGCGACCGGTCGGCTCCTCTGGTCTCACTTCGCGCCCAATATGGAGCGGAGCGTTGGACTGGCCGACGGTAAGTTTGTTTATTTGAATCGCGGCGAAGCGGTCGCGCTCCATGCCGAGGATGGCGAAGTCGCTTGGAAGCACGACGACGATTGGCAAGTCTATTCCGCCGCGATCGCCGGTTCGTATCTGATCGAAGTCGCCGGCGGCGGTCGCCGTCTTGGCAACGATCGGGAAATCACTCCCTGGATTCGTTGGCTGTCGCTTGAGACTGGGCGGCCGATAGCCGGCGTACCGCTTGCCAAGCTGACTGACAAAGATCCACAGCTCGGCAAGCTGCTGATTCACCCGCAGGGAACTTACGTCAGTCATCGCAAAGAGGCGCGCGATCTGGATCTCCGTCTGCATCGTCTGGAAGCGGCCAGCGATCCGTTGAAGCTGGGAGACTATCAGCCGGTCGCTGGCGCCAAACCGATCTTCCCGACGTTCGCCGCCGCTTGGGGCGGCAGCTTTCCTGGCTGGCGTTTCGCTACAGCGGAAACGACGAGTGGGCAGTTGATCATCGAACAGGATGGCAAACCCGAGTTTGAACTCAATCTCCATCCGACGAATGAAACGACGCTGATCCATCCGGCCGAAGCAGGCAAGCAGGTCACGCTGGCGGTCGACCGCCGTGGCGCCAGAGGGGCGATTCGCGCACAGGTCCGTTGCGGAGACCAAATGCTGCTGGAAGGCCCCATGACCGACGAGGGGGATCAGGCCAAATTCTCGGTCAACTTGCCCCCCAATCATCAGGCCGGCGACCTGGTCGAAATCTCGCTGACCGGGGGCGGCAAGATCTTGGTGAGGAATTTAACGATTCAGTAG
- a CDS encoding squalene--hopene cyclase, translating to MTPESEAALARGLDWLAKNQGPKGNWESDDLGLVAMGTLAFLADGHAPGRGKYGRTVERAVDYLLTNAKPSGLLNVADAQRDMYNHGLATFVLGQAHGMTGDPRINSALDRSLKLIANTQCEDGGWDYRARRQEHGHDLSLAVMQAKALRSAVDSGLEVPPEVIQMAIASVRDHYEPEGISRNAPETEQMKRAGQFTYSRNGGKSSTAMAAAGVVCLQEFGQYDDWRIRKNMDIINVQIEQLKGKEERHNGKLPFDAYTLYYVGQALYQVGGDDWKKSYPILRDQVVASQIIRPDNPREHGKWNAGAHLGGMPSELYGTAVGCFILAMPNRYLPILQEGRIEGLSQQFNSN from the coding sequence ATGACGCCTGAGAGCGAAGCCGCTCTGGCTCGCGGTCTCGATTGGTTGGCCAAGAATCAGGGCCCCAAAGGAAACTGGGAATCGGACGACCTCGGTTTGGTCGCCATGGGAACGTTGGCGTTTCTGGCCGACGGTCATGCTCCAGGACGAGGGAAGTACGGCCGGACTGTTGAACGAGCGGTCGATTATCTGCTAACGAACGCGAAGCCGTCGGGACTGCTCAACGTCGCCGATGCGCAGCGTGATATGTACAACCATGGGCTGGCGACTTTCGTCCTCGGGCAGGCTCATGGAATGACCGGCGATCCGCGAATTAATTCGGCGCTCGACCGGTCTTTGAAACTCATTGCCAACACGCAATGCGAAGATGGCGGTTGGGATTATCGTGCGCGGCGACAAGAGCATGGCCACGATCTCAGCCTGGCCGTCATGCAGGCCAAGGCGCTGCGGAGCGCCGTCGATAGCGGACTGGAAGTTCCGCCGGAAGTGATTCAGATGGCGATCGCTAGCGTGCGTGATCACTACGAACCGGAAGGGATTTCCCGCAACGCCCCCGAAACCGAACAGATGAAGCGGGCCGGTCAATTCACCTATTCGCGTAACGGCGGCAAGTCGTCGACCGCGATGGCGGCCGCCGGGGTAGTTTGCTTGCAGGAATTTGGTCAGTACGACGACTGGCGCATCCGCAAGAACATGGACATCATCAACGTCCAGATCGAACAGCTCAAAGGAAAGGAAGAACGTCACAACGGCAAACTGCCGTTTGACGCCTACACCTTATATTACGTCGGACAAGCGTTGTATCAGGTTGGCGGAGACGACTGGAAAAAGTCGTATCCGATTTTGCGAGATCAGGTCGTCGCGAGTCAGATTATTCGACCTGATAATCCTCGCGAGCACGGCAAGTGGAACGCCGGCGCTCACTTGGGCGGCATGCCCAGCGAACTGTACGGCACCGCGGTCGGTTGCTTCATTCTGGCGATGCCCAATCGCTACCTGCCGATTCTGCAGGAAGGCCGCATCGAAGGATTGTCGCAGCAGTTTAATTCCAACTAG
- a CDS encoding BatA domain-containing protein, translating to MNFLPSLTASGFAIAGLLCAAGPIIIHLMNRRRYRTVHWGAMDFLQQAMKRNRRILQLRDILLMILRTAAVLLFGLALARPFLSVGASDFDASQPLLAVLAIDNSMSMGVESLDGTLLDEAKRQAIDFLDQLPPGSRINVIAACGSTRSTAVDPYRTREDAAAAIAAIDPTDREADLIAVGNQIAVAAAHTPTLSPRAIFFTDQQASAWDDLRSAAQWEQFPPLQVVEIGADDSTNTSISGFELQDALADIDTPSTFVVRVSHTGENSRDDVPVVFSVNGEEVDSQMISLPPNSERELTFEYLFDGMAIEPGKATTVAVEVSLPPDRLPADDSRTIVASVVAALPVVFLDSMAEADEDPRRNRYGETWALRRLLAPVTSRREEQRQLIQVRHRRLEDLDAPSLRALLEDARLAVVGGIAEPPEFAVDVLNEFVSQGGQLVISAGGEFDPARWTQVAWRDGAGILPAPLEPIPNGVSLDANVDRLEPFRLSYDSMRDNAYFQLSGLSDSQLLDLYAEPLFFKSIVPRIDETTVAAVQKATKAEANKQVDEEDMTSDRWLLWRNDVTKTTAVSETAEKEAADSKEGESAEPKETPFDRRLLPRILARFDNDQPFLVERQMGDGKVLLVSTGIDNLWNTLPRTNAVLIFDRLLRGMLETTLPQRNFPTLTQVSLPLESASTTTMVQLARPGVDGAEELPIGFLDDQTRGVTVPQLLRGGKYELTVSERQLSSDPTLSPEPPQTMILAVQPQAAESQIERLTHEDFESRGLSEKIKWLSPGEVISLAGAQIRGQDWWKYLIGLALACLLIEMLLIARPNWVDRLFSRSESTGATPLNEEARS from the coding sequence ATGAACTTTCTCCCCTCACTCACGGCTAGCGGTTTCGCCATTGCGGGACTGTTGTGCGCAGCGGGGCCGATCATCATTCACTTGATGAATCGCCGCCGTTATCGCACCGTGCACTGGGGCGCCATGGACTTCCTGCAGCAAGCGATGAAGCGGAATCGCCGCATCCTGCAGCTCCGCGACATCTTGCTGATGATCTTGCGGACTGCGGCGGTGCTGCTGTTCGGTTTGGCGCTGGCGCGTCCTTTCCTGTCGGTCGGAGCGAGCGACTTTGACGCTTCTCAACCGCTGCTCGCGGTTTTGGCGATCGACAACAGCATGAGCATGGGAGTCGAATCGCTCGACGGAACCTTGCTCGACGAAGCGAAACGTCAGGCGATCGACTTTCTCGATCAACTTCCTCCCGGCAGTCGCATCAACGTGATCGCCGCTTGCGGTTCGACTCGCTCGACGGCGGTCGATCCTTACCGAACCCGCGAGGACGCCGCCGCCGCGATCGCCGCCATCGATCCGACCGACCGCGAGGCCGACTTGATCGCCGTCGGCAACCAAATCGCCGTCGCCGCCGCTCACACGCCGACTCTCTCGCCGCGCGCGATCTTCTTTACCGATCAACAAGCGAGCGCTTGGGACGACCTGCGCTCGGCCGCTCAGTGGGAACAGTTCCCGCCGCTCCAAGTGGTCGAAATCGGCGCCGACGATTCGACCAACACTTCGATCTCCGGCTTTGAACTGCAAGACGCGCTGGCCGATATCGATACGCCCTCGACGTTCGTCGTCCGCGTCTCCCATACCGGCGAAAACTCGCGTGACGACGTGCCAGTCGTCTTCAGCGTGAACGGCGAAGAAGTCGATTCGCAGATGATCTCGCTCCCGCCGAACAGCGAACGGGAGTTGACCTTTGAGTATCTCTTCGACGGCATGGCGATCGAGCCTGGCAAAGCGACCACGGTCGCGGTCGAAGTTTCGCTGCCCCCCGATCGCCTCCCGGCCGACGACTCGCGCACGATCGTCGCGTCGGTCGTCGCCGCGCTGCCGGTCGTCTTTCTTGATTCGATGGCCGAAGCGGACGAAGATCCTCGCCGCAATCGTTATGGCGAAACCTGGGCGCTCCGCCGCTTGCTGGCGCCGGTCACCAGTCGCCGCGAAGAGCAGCGCCAATTGATTCAGGTTCGTCATCGCCGCTTGGAAGATCTTGACGCTCCCAGCTTGCGGGCGTTGCTTGAAGACGCGCGTCTGGCGGTGGTTGGCGGAATCGCGGAGCCGCCGGAGTTTGCGGTCGACGTTTTGAACGAATTCGTCAGCCAAGGTGGACAACTCGTCATTTCGGCCGGCGGCGAATTTGATCCGGCTCGCTGGACGCAGGTCGCTTGGCGCGATGGCGCCGGAATCTTGCCCGCGCCGCTGGAACCGATTCCCAATGGCGTCTCGCTTGACGCTAACGTTGACCGACTCGAGCCGTTCCGTCTGTCGTATGACAGCATGCGAGACAACGCTTACTTCCAGTTGTCGGGACTCTCCGATTCGCAACTATTGGATCTCTACGCCGAGCCTCTCTTCTTCAAGTCGATCGTTCCTCGCATTGACGAGACGACGGTCGCGGCGGTTCAGAAGGCGACAAAGGCTGAGGCGAACAAACAAGTTGACGAAGAGGACATGACCTCGGACCGTTGGTTGCTGTGGCGCAATGACGTTACAAAAACGACTGCCGTTTCCGAAACGGCCGAGAAAGAAGCAGCCGATTCGAAAGAAGGGGAATCGGCCGAGCCGAAAGAGACGCCGTTTGATCGACGCTTGTTGCCCCGCATCCTCGCTCGGTTTGATAACGATCAGCCGTTCCTGGTGGAACGACAAATGGGCGACGGCAAGGTTTTGCTCGTTTCGACCGGTATCGATAACCTCTGGAACACCTTGCCGCGTACGAACGCCGTGCTGATCTTCGACCGCTTGTTGCGAGGGATGCTCGAAACGACGTTGCCGCAGCGCAACTTCCCGACCCTCACGCAGGTTTCGCTCCCGCTCGAGTCGGCGTCGACCACGACGATGGTTCAGTTGGCCCGTCCCGGCGTCGACGGGGCCGAAGAACTGCCGATCGGCTTTCTTGATGATCAAACCCGCGGCGTGACCGTGCCGCAATTGCTCCGCGGCGGAAAGTACGAGTTGACCGTCAGCGAACGTCAACTGAGCAGCGATCCGACCCTGTCGCCGGAACCGCCGCAAACGATGATCTTGGCGGTGCAGCCGCAAGCGGCCGAATCGCAGATCGAACGACTCACGCATGAAGACTTCGAGTCCCGCGGGCTCAGCGAAAAGATCAAATGGCTCTCTCCGGGCGAAGTGATTAGCCTGGCCGGGGCTCAGATACGTGGACAAGACTGGTGGAAGTACCTGATCGGGCTGGCGCTCGCTTGTCTGCTGATTGAAATGCTGTTGATTGCTCGGCCGAATTGGGTCGATCGACTCTTCTCCCGCTCGGAGTCGACCGGCGCCACCCCTTTGAACGAGGAGGCTCGTTCGTAA
- a CDS encoding AAA family ATPase has translation MSSEPISQDDVAAVQRCEQAYGRIRDELAKVIVGQNDVVEQVLVAMFARGHALLEGVPGLAKTLLISSLSDALHLTFKRIQFTPDLMPSDVTGTEVIQEDPETRQRAYRFLPGPLFANLLLADEINRTPPKTQAAMLEAMQERQVSAGGSIHRLPDPFFVLATQNPLEQEGTYPLPEAQLDRFLLHIKVDYPSGAEEWDIARRVTTNQMGKIEACVTGDEIKAFQDLVRRVPVSDQVLGYAWALIRATRPGQPEAPDFVNKWAAWGAGPRGLLTLVTCAKARAILYGRYHASVADVQAVAKPALRHRIAGNYAAQANNLSSEDLIGMLLEAIPADKKYERPAA, from the coding sequence ATGAGCAGCGAACCGATTTCGCAGGATGACGTCGCAGCCGTGCAGCGGTGCGAACAGGCGTATGGACGCATTCGTGACGAACTGGCCAAAGTGATCGTCGGGCAAAACGACGTGGTCGAACAAGTCCTCGTGGCGATGTTCGCACGGGGCCACGCGCTGCTCGAAGGCGTGCCGGGCCTCGCGAAAACGCTGCTCATCAGCTCGCTTTCGGACGCGCTGCATCTCACCTTCAAACGGATTCAGTTCACGCCCGACTTGATGCCGAGCGACGTGACTGGGACGGAAGTCATTCAGGAAGATCCGGAAACGCGTCAGCGAGCCTATCGCTTTTTGCCGGGGCCTCTGTTCGCCAACCTTTTGCTGGCGGACGAAATCAACCGTACGCCGCCGAAGACGCAAGCGGCCATGCTCGAAGCGATGCAGGAACGTCAGGTGAGCGCCGGCGGTTCGATCCATCGCTTGCCTGACCCGTTCTTCGTGTTGGCGACGCAAAACCCGTTGGAACAGGAAGGTACCTACCCGCTTCCCGAAGCGCAGCTCGACCGCTTCCTGTTGCACATCAAGGTCGACTACCCGAGCGGCGCCGAAGAATGGGACATCGCGCGTCGCGTGACGACCAACCAGATGGGAAAAATTGAAGCCTGCGTTACCGGCGACGAGATCAAAGCGTTCCAAGACCTGGTTCGCCGCGTGCCGGTCAGCGATCAGGTGCTCGGTTACGCGTGGGCTTTGATTCGTGCGACCCGTCCGGGACAGCCCGAGGCGCCTGACTTCGTGAACAAGTGGGCCGCGTGGGGAGCTGGCCCGCGTGGTCTGCTGACGCTGGTGACCTGCGCCAAAGCCCGGGCGATTCTGTACGGTCGGTATCACGCGAGCGTCGCCGACGTGCAAGCGGTCGCCAAACCGGCGCTGCGGCATCGTATCGCCGGCAACTACGCCGCCCAGGCGAACAACTTGTCGAGCGAAGACTTGATCGGCATGTTGCTCGAAGCGATTCCGGCCGACAAGAAGTACGAACGTCCCGCCGCGTAG
- a CDS encoding DUF58 domain-containing protein: MSSSVLARYLDPEVLSRVAGRGIEPRGLVMGNLAGAHRSPASGFAVEFAGHREYVPGDDPKHIDWRVYFTRDKYFIKQYEMETNFTCHLLLDISSSMRYGEGDEQKLLYASRMATVLGHSIVRQSDKVSLATFDTHIRGHIRPSNSMHQVVKMTQHLDEVEAIEKTNLAQCLSELAERMQRREIVMIFSDFFGELESLEAAIQRLRFSKHEVVLFQVMHHDELYFDMDGMIRFVGLEAAEQFLAQPEDLRAAYLEAVGAFNKQLEEISLRNGCDHVLVDTREDMASMFADYLNKRMRMPRR; the protein is encoded by the coding sequence ATGTCCAGCTCCGTTTTAGCTCGTTATCTCGATCCCGAAGTCCTCAGCCGCGTCGCCGGTCGTGGTATCGAACCGCGCGGCCTGGTGATGGGGAACCTCGCCGGCGCGCACCGTTCGCCGGCTTCCGGGTTCGCGGTCGAGTTCGCGGGACATCGCGAGTACGTTCCCGGCGACGATCCGAAGCATATCGACTGGCGCGTCTACTTCACGCGCGACAAGTACTTCATCAAACAGTACGAGATGGAGACGAACTTCACGTGCCATCTGCTGCTCGATATCAGTTCGTCGATGCGCTACGGGGAAGGAGACGAGCAAAAGCTGCTTTACGCGTCGCGGATGGCGACCGTCTTGGGGCATAGCATCGTGCGGCAGAGCGACAAGGTTTCCCTGGCGACGTTCGATACGCACATTCGTGGGCACATTCGCCCCAGCAACTCGATGCATCAGGTGGTCAAGATGACGCAGCACCTGGACGAAGTCGAAGCGATCGAAAAGACGAACCTCGCCCAGTGTCTCAGCGAACTGGCCGAGCGGATGCAGCGGCGTGAGATCGTGATGATCTTCAGCGACTTCTTCGGCGAGCTTGAATCGTTAGAAGCCGCGATCCAGCGGCTGCGGTTCAGCAAGCATGAAGTGGTGCTGTTCCAGGTGATGCACCATGACGAACTTTACTTCGACATGGACGGTATGATCCGGTTCGTCGGCCTGGAAGCGGCCGAGCAATTCCTCGCTCAGCCGGAAGATCTGCGGGCCGCCTATCTGGAAGCGGTCGGCGCCTTCAACAAGCAGTTGGAAGAGATCTCGCTCCGCAACGGTTGCGACCATGTCCTGGTCGATACCCGCGAAGATATGGCCAGCATGTTCGCCGACTATCTCAATAAGCGAATGCGCATGCCGCGACGGTAG